The Raphanus sativus cultivar WK10039 chromosome 2, ASM80110v3, whole genome shotgun sequence DNA segment TCCAACACAGGAATCAACCCCTCCAGTCGTCGATAGTGCCGAGATGCCTGTTCCTCCGCTTGCTCCTACACCTGGTCGTCATGTTCTTCTATGCTCACGACATCAGTTCATCACAGAGATGCAGGATGCTGAGGTTATGTACGCATTATTTACAGTACCACCAGCAGCACCGATTGATGCCATTGTTCCACCGGAGTTTCAACAGCTCGTTAATGATTTTCTTGACGTGTTTCCTACTGATTTGCCGGCGGGTTTGCCTCCACTTCGAGATATACAACATTGTATCGATCTGTCTCCAAATGCGGCTTTGCCAAATCGTCCACATTACCGTATGAGTCCACAAGAACATGACGAATTGCGCAGACAAGTAGAGGACCTTTTAGCTAAAGGATATGTGCGTGAAAGTCTTAGCCCATGTGCTGTGCCTGCTCTTTTGATTCCAAAGAAGGATGGTTCTTGGCGCATGTGTGTCGACAGTCGTGCTGTTAACAAGATAACGATTAGGTATCGTTTCCCTATTCCTCGGCTTGATGATCTCTTGGATCAAATCGGCACTGCATCAATTTTCACCAAGCTTGACttgaaaagtggatatcatcagattcgAATCCGTCctggagatgagtggaaaacagCGTTTAAAACTCGCGAGGGACTTTTCGAGTGGCTAGTTATGCCATTTGGGTTATCCAAcgctcctagtactttcatgcgaGTGATGAATCAAGCATTGCGTCCCTTCATTGGTAAGTGTGTTGTTGTCTACTTCGACGACATACTGATTTTTAGCAAGGATTTAAAAAATCATCTCTCTCACCTCCGTGATGTTTTGATGGTTCTCCGGCGTGAGAAACTCTTTGCGGCAACCAAGAAGTGTGCTTTTGGTGTTTCTCAAGTATTATTTTTGGGATACATTATGTCCCACCGCGGGTTGCAGGTGGATCCCGACAAAGTGGTTGCCATTAACTCCTGGCCGACACCAAAGACTATCACTGATGTGAGAAGCTTTCATGGGTTAGCATCATTCTATCGTCGTTTTGTGTCTCACTTTAGCAGTATCATGGCGCCAATAACAGACTGTCTCAAACGAACTCAGTTCGTATGGTCTGAAGATGCTGAGAAAGCTTTTCTTACTATTAAGAAGAAGTTAACATCAGCCCCGGTACTCGTTCTTCCTGACTTCACGCAACCTTTTGAATTACACTCGGACGCATCTAAGAGCGGGATAGGTGCAGTTCTCAGTCAACATGGTAAACCAATCGCTTTCTTTAGTGAGAAGATTGCAGGTTCGAGAGGTAGATACAGCACTTATGATATTGAGTTATATGCAGTGGTCCAAGCCATTAAACATTGGCGTCATTATCTCTTTCACCAAGAGTTTATCCTTTTTACTGATCATGACGCGTTGAAACATATGAGTTCTCAAGATAAAGTGTCTGCACGACACGCTTCATGGTTTGCCTATTTACAACAGTTCACTTTTGTGATCAAACATAAGGCGGGTACACTGAACAGAGTGGCCGATGCACTAAGCCGTAGACATGCTCTTTTGACGACTATGCATGTTTCTGTCCCTGGTTTTTCGGTTTTACCCGAGTTATATCCGACTGATGCGTTCTTTGGAAAGCTATGGCTTGAGGCACAATCGGGTTTGAGTCCTGATTACTTTGTGCTTGATGGTTTTCTGTTTCGTGGAAGCAAGTTGTGCATCCCTGAATGTAGTTTGCGCCTACAGGTGATCAAGGAACTTCATGGCGAAGGACATGTGGGCCGTGATCGCACTTTACAGTTAGTAACTGCCTCATATTTTTGGCCTTCCCTTCGCAGAGATGTCGAACGCTTTGTATTGCGGTGTGGAATCTGTCAAGCAGCTAAAGGGCACTCATCCAACGCATGTTTATACTTGCCTCTCCCTATTCCCACTCAACCATGGACCGACATCAGCATGGACTTCGTTCTTGGTCTTCCGCGTACTCAACGTGGTTCTGATTCGATCTTCGTTGTTGTTGATCGTTTTTCTAAGATGGCGCACTTTGTGCCTTGTAAAAAGACGACTGATGCGGTACAAGTGGCAACTCTGTTTTTTCGAGAGATCTATAAACTTCATGGCTTACCGCTTTCTATTGTTTCTGATCGAGATAGTCGATTCTTGGGTCATTTTTGGCGTTCTTTGTGGCGTTTACTTCGCACCGACCTTGACATGAGTTCTGCTTATCAccctcaaacggatggtcagACAGAAGTTACAAATCGCGCCCTAGGAGATCTTTTGCGGTGTTTGGTCGGGGATAACATCAAGTCGTGGGACTCTGTTTTGTGTCAAGCAGAATTTGCTCACAATCATGCATTGAACCGGAGCACAGGGTTTAGTCCCTTTCGAGTTGTATATGGTCATGTCCCGCGTAGTCCATTGGACTTGGGAATTGCGCCAGACCGTACTCGTTTGCATGGCAGAGCTTGTGATATGGTGGATGATTTTCTTGGTTTACATAAGCAGGTTCAGGAGAATTTAGAAGCTGCGACAGCAAAATATAAATCTAAGGCTGATGTTCATCGTCGCGAGCTACAGTTCAACGTTGGTGATAAAGTCTGGGCTGTTCTTACAAAGGATCGTTTTCCTACTGGTACTTACAACAAGCTTAAGCCTCGCAAGATTGGTCCTCTTGATGTCATTGAGAAGATAAATAACAATGCATACCGCCTTAGCCTTCCTCCACATATGAAGACTGCCGATGTGTTTAACGTGAAGCATTTGGTTCCCTTTGAAGACACTAACATGGAACAAAATTCGGGGTCGAATTTTCTCTTAGCAGGGGAGACCTGATGTAGCGTATAACTACTATTTTTAATCTTTCTAATTAGTTTTATGGGCTTAGTCCGGTTTTGACTTTAGTCGGTTATTATTTACGTAAGGAAGAGATTAGGTTAGGGTTTTGGTGTTTCATCTCTTCCTATATAAGgttttacttattattattgTACGGGTGGTTTTTGAAGTTATAATAAAGCAGAGAAACTTTCTTTCTCAAACTCTCTTAATCGCTTACTATTGTGAAAGTTGATTTTGAGTTTTAGCTTACAAGTTTTCCGAACTCGTTTGAATTCGTTTATCTTGTCATCCAAGCTACTAGCCGCTGCATTACTTTACCCATAGGTCATTCCACATTTACGAATACGAACCTGATCATCATCGACTTAAGTGAGAACGTGTTGTAATATATGTCCATTTATCGACCGTCTTATTTACAGAGTTGTaataaaaaagaatgaaaaattgaaaataattacgACAAGAAGCCCAAAGAATCAATTAAACACCGCCCATCCCACCAACATCGCTGCCGCCGCCACCGTCCTCCACTTTATCCCCGTCGCACCAGAACTCCTCGGCGGCGACGGAGGCGGACGCAACGTCTCGTGCCTGCTCGTATCAATCTCAATAGGAAACCTACACGAACCACGCGACGGATCAACCTTAGTAACAAACCCTAGATTGTCGAACACGCAAGAGCCACGACGATGATCCATCTTCTGAAAATACATATTAAACGCGTAAGACGCATTCGCTGCGGGGTCTAGCGCCGCGCAAGACGAGCCTGGCCCCAGAGAGGTGCAATCCGCCAGCTGGCAAGCGTACTCGACAGACGAAGTCCAAGAACCAATACCGTTCCCCGCCGCAGCCTGAGGAGAGAGCACGCACCACTCCCGCGCCTGGTAACGAACTCCTTTCGCGGGAACTAACTGACGTCCGTTACCGAGGCTGAGAGGGTACTTAACGGCGCCGTCGTAAGAGAATATTCCCCAGTGCCGCTCGAACTTCCCCGGATCGATGCTCTTGACGTCTTCGTCGACTAGCGAGAATATGTAAACTTCCGGCGCCGTTTTCCGACGCGGCGTTCCTTGTCCTCGAACGATGCGGTTGAGCAGGCCCTGGTTGAATCTCTGAGCCATCGCCGGAGTCGCGTTTGTATCGCCGTCGGTGGGCCACCCGACTTCTCCGACGATGATCTCCACCTTGTTCGCGTCGAACCCGTTCTTCTCCAGCGCCGAGACAAGAGTGTCGAAGTTCGCGTCGAAGACGTTCGTGTAAGAGATTGATCCGTCGACGACCGGTTTAGCGGCTCCGCCGCCGCCAGGGAAGAAGGCGTACTCGCGGGGGAAGTTGGGATCGGCGTTGAGAGAGAGGAAAGGGTAGATGTTGAAAGTGATGGGTGAGAGGGAGTCAGCTAGGAACCGGACGATGGAGACCATTAGTGTTTTGATGTCGGAGCGGAAGTCGCCGGAGGAAGGGAGACCGTCGCCGGATTCGTAGACGTCGGCGTTAAGAGGAACCGTTACTTTGACTTGCCGACCAAGACCAGCTTTCACCAGAGCTGCTTGAACGTTCTGTAGGGCCGGGTATGTTGAGCGGACGAATCTGTCCTTGTATGTCTTCAAGAATGGCTCGTTCCCCACGGCTACATGtctaatcaaattaaattaacaattaaaaactttaaacatgTTTTTGGAGCTTAAAAACTAATCTTTAGAAACTTAAGCATGTGTTTTCTTGATGTGTAATGCAATTTTACCTTATGTCGGTTCCATATTTAGAGATGTACTGAGAGACGTTTTGCTGAACCCAACGCTCAGCGGCGGTAACGGTGGATGCCATAGTAGCCAAGAGATCGTTGGGGATGCCAACCATGACTTGAATACCGGATTTACCAAGGGCTCTAAGTGCACCAGGGTCAGCTTCGAATAGCTTGACCTTGTTGAACCCGTTGTCCCTGAGGAGCTTCACCACTATGTTTGGTGGAATAGGATGGCTCGCTTGTGTCCCCCAGTTACATGCCAAGGCGTCGACATTCGTCAATGTGGTGTGAAGTAACAATATGGAGAGGCAGAAGAAGTATGTATCATGTCGAGTACCCATCTATAACTGTGAGATTTGGGTTGGGAGATTGTGTTTATAATGTGGGGTCTAATGAGAATTGGTGTTTTTGTATGTGtgttatatatacaaatatagaCAAGAGTCACAGAGATAAAAGATGTAGAACTTTGGGGAAGATGAGTATATGGAAGAAAGAGGGGAAAAGAAAGGTATTTGTTATGGTGGTTTATAAAAGGAACCTGATTCCATTGTAGATAAACCTCAATATGTAAACCTTCCAAGCAAGGGCTTCTACTTCCACATCTCCTATGTATTTTCTAACAAAAACAAACGTATTAAAATATTGCACATGGTCAGCCTATATTATCTTAGTCTCATTTACACATAGTGATTAATCGTACATGTGTAAATAAATTATAGGAAATAGATGAATAAAAGGGAGGGGGGAAGAAGAAAGGAATGGAGTGTATTAGATGGAGACCATGTgcttgtccaaaaaaaaaaaaaaaagatggagacCATGTGTTAgagaatataagaaaaaattttACAACCCATTACAATGTCAACCGCATAACCCAAATATCATTCACATATGCTAGAAGGCTAGAAAGTAGAACGTTAAAGATATGTCTTGGTTCTACTTCTAACAAACAATAGGAAACTTCAAtgtgaatcaatcatcttaaatTAGAGATGGTATAGTTCTGAAGAATGTGATGTGATGGTCATTCTGGGGGCTTTCTTATCCCGTTCAGTTGTGGGTTAAATCAGCAAAACGTCGGCAGGTTACTCAGTTAGGTTAGGTAGAATGACATAAGAAAGGGAAAGTGTTATTAACTTATATTAAGTTTTGTATGTAACATTGTATGAAGTATGAACACATACTTACCAAATGAGTTAAACGTTACCGAAGTCAGAGGTTTCCTGATACACAAAGAAGTTTAGAATTCTGATATCATTATCATATTTCCTATTCTATCCTTTAATTTCACAATTTACAAAATTAACCAACGTAATTTCAGTTGATCGtctaaaaatcaaataaaactttgaaaataaaaataaaagtcaaacGAGAAGATCGTCTCCAAAGAGGTAGAGAAGCCGCTCAACGGCCCAGCTAGGTTCTGTCTTGGCCGGCCAACCCCCAAACGACGACGTATCAGCAGCAAGAAGCGGAGTCCTACAGAGAGGACACGTGCGGTGGTTATCTTCCTCTCCCTCGTTACCATCTCCGCCACAGCACTCGTAGTCCAGCCACCTGTCGATACACTCGCGGTGGAACACGTGGCTACAGTTTCTTAGCTCCCTGACCTCATCTCCGTCTTCAAGATCACCGAGACACACCGCGCAAGTGTCGCTGATCAGTTCGGGAGATCGCTCCGTCGCGTCGTGGAAGGTTGTCACGGAGAGGCTCTCTTTGATGGCCTGTGAAGAAACGGAAGGAGCAGAGGAGGATCTTGATTTGGATCGGTAGCGTAAGATCCAAGCAAAGATCCATCTCAAGAGGGTGATGAAAACAGCCATTTGGTAGAGAAGTTGAGTGACGATGAGGCCAGAGTCTTGGATGAAGAAGctcattttcttctttgtttgttgCTTggtgagaaagagagaagagaaggggAAGGAAGAGTGGAGAATGAGATGCATCTTTAATAGTGACGAATAAAGTAGTTTGCTTCCTTTATTACGTTAGTGGTGGGGGGCAGTGGCTTTCTTGATTTTGATGGAAGATGACCGTTTGATGACAAAGAAAGCGATAAATACAGTAGTAATTTCATCATCTATGcttaaaagttaattataatATGATTACTTGATAGTTAATGGCGTCATTTCTGGCTTTTGACCCATAGGCAGGGACAATCTTCTATAAAATCTTACGTGTTTTGTTGACCGGCGGCTAATATCTTAAGTTATATTTAACACTTAACCATATGCAATACCTTTTCCTAATGAATTTGATCGACTAATCAAAGAATTCCCCATGAGAATTAGTAGATCAATCCCACTGGATTTAAATGTGTTCTCGTAAAATAAAGCTGTTAGTCTTTTTCTTATCCGAGTTTCCAACACATATAATATCCATTGTAATAGACTTAACAAAAAAGGGAATTTCTGAGGAGGATCTTATGAGGCAAATAATTTACACATAGTGCATCCATTGTAAGAGATCTGACCTATTATTGGAATCTCGGATGGAATGAATCATGGATCCTGTATATTTTGTCCATCCCTGACGAATGTATCAGAAAtatcaaacatttttaaatattatcaaatttccaaaataacattttaaaagttaatttatcccaaaatatccattctatgaTAACTATTTATTGAAATATCACTTGCTTATG contains these protein-coding regions:
- the LOC108842172 gene encoding glucan endo-1,3-beta-glucosidase 5-like, whose translation is MGTRHDTYFFCLSILLLHTTLTNVDALACNWGTQASHPIPPNIVVKLLRDNGFNKVKLFEADPGALRALGKSGIQVMVGIPNDLLATMASTVTAAERWVQQNVSQYISKYGTDIRHVAVGNEPFLKTYKDRFVRSTYPALQNVQAALVKAGLGRQVKVTVPLNADVYESGDGLPSSGDFRSDIKTLMVSIVRFLADSLSPITFNIYPFLSLNADPNFPREYAFFPGGGGAAKPVVDGSISYTNVFDANFDTLVSALEKNGFDANKVEIIVGEVGWPTDGDTNATPAMAQRFNQGLLNRIVRGQGTPRRKTAPEVYIFSLVDEDVKSIDPGKFERHWGIFSYDGAVKYPLSLGNGRQLVPAKGVRYQAREWCVLSPQAAAGNGIGSWTSSVEYACQLADCTSLGPGSSCAALDPAANASYAFNMYFQKMDHRRGSCVFDNLGFVTKVDPSRGSCRFPIEIDTSRHETLRPPPSPPRSSGATGIKWRTVAAAAMLVGWAVFN
- the LOC108842174 gene encoding E3 ubiquitin-protein ligase RHA1B, which produces MHLILHSSFPFSSLFLTKQQTKKKMSFFIQDSGLIVTQLLYQMAVFITLLRWIFAWILRYRSKSRSSSAPSVSSQAIKESLSVTTFHDATERSPELISDTCAVCLGDLEDGDEVRELRNCSHVFHRECIDRWLDYECCGGDGNEGEEDNHRTCPLCRTPLLAADTSSFGGWPAKTEPSWAVERLLYLFGDDLLV